From Elephas maximus indicus isolate mEleMax1 chromosome 1, mEleMax1 primary haplotype, whole genome shotgun sequence, a single genomic window includes:
- the PTCRA gene encoding pre T-cell antigen receptor alpha encodes MAEPWLVLLLALGCPALPTGVGSTPFPSLAPPITLLVDGKQQTLVVCLVLDVASPGLDSPIWFSAGNGSSLDAFTYSPSPAGDGTWTSLAQLSLPSEELAAWEPLVCHTGPGAEGSSWSTQPLQLSGEASSARTCLWEPFWGMPAQALRLGALRLLLFKLLLFDVLLTCSRLRSLRTAQADPAGAPCLGGSGLPELPMALRADSLLLRVPPPPV; translated from the exons ATGGCTGAGCCTTGGCTGGTGCTTCTTCTGGCCCTCGGGTGTCCGGCCCTGCCCACAG GTGTGGGCAGCACGCCCTTCCCCTCTTTGGCCCCACCAATCACACTACTGGTGGATGGGAAGCAGCAGACGCTGGTGGTCTGCCTGGTCCTCGATGTTGCATCCCCTGGCCTTGACAGTCCCATCTGGTTTTCAGCTGGAAATGGCAGTTCATTGGATGCTTTCACCTACAGCCCTTccccagcaggagatggcacctGGACTAGCTTGGCCCAGCTCTCCCTGCCCTCGGAGGAGCTGGCAGCCTGGGAGCCCTTGGTCTGCCACACAGGGCCTGGGGCTGAGGGCAGCAGCTGGAGCACACAGCCCCTACAGCTGTCAG GAGAGGCTTCTTCAGCCAGGACCTGCCTCTGGGAACCTTTTTGGG GGATGCCGGCCCAGGCCCTGCGGCTGGGGGCCCTGCGGCTGCTGCTCTTCAAACTGCTGCTGTTCGATGTGCTCCTGACCTGCAGCCGGCTCCGCTCCCTGCGCACGGCCCAGGCGGACCCAGCGGGGGCGCCTTGCCTGGGGGGCTCGGGGCTCCCCGAGCTCCCAATGGCCCTACGGGCAGACAGCCTTCTTCTCCGTGTGCCACCGCCGCCCGTGTGA